Proteins from a single region of Streptomyces sp. Tu 3180:
- a CDS encoding DEAD/DEAH box helicase, which translates to MKRAHTSRTYDRFGGGVGANRSGGPRRSGGYGNRQAGRSVQGEFTPPKTITPALPAAGSFADLAMPAQLLATLGREGVTSPFPIQAATLPNSLAGRDVLGRGRTGSGKTLAFGLALLARTAGRRAEPRQPLALVLVPTRELAQQVTDALTPYARSVSLRLATVVGGMSIGRQAGALRAGAEVVVATPGRLKDLVDRGDCRLDEVGITVLDEADQMTDMGFMPQVTALLDQVRPDGQRMLFSATLDRNVDRLVRRYLTDPVVHSVDPSAGAVTTMEHHVLHVHDADKHRTTTEIAARDGRVIMFLDTKHAVDKLTKHLLSSGVRAAALHGGKSQPQRTRTLAQFKDGQVTVLVATNVAARGIHVDNLDLVVNVDPPSDHKDYLHRGGRTARAGESGSVITLVTRDQRREMSRLMAQAGITPRITQVRSGDAELSRITGAQAPSGVPVVIAAPVAERPRGASSSARSRRGRRGRAGQGRPVGEAARRRAERRPGLGSAA; encoded by the coding sequence ATGAAGCGCGCCCACACATCCCGCACGTATGACCGCTTCGGAGGGGGCGTCGGCGCCAACCGCTCCGGTGGTCCGCGCCGTTCCGGGGGCTACGGAAACCGACAGGCCGGGCGGTCCGTCCAGGGCGAGTTCACGCCCCCGAAGACGATCACGCCCGCGTTGCCCGCCGCCGGGTCGTTCGCCGATCTCGCCATGCCCGCGCAACTGCTGGCCACGCTCGGCCGCGAAGGCGTGACGTCGCCGTTCCCGATCCAGGCGGCCACCCTGCCGAACTCCCTGGCCGGGCGTGACGTGCTCGGCCGCGGCCGCACCGGGTCCGGCAAGACCCTCGCCTTCGGCCTCGCGCTGCTGGCCCGCACGGCGGGCCGGCGCGCCGAGCCCCGGCAGCCGCTCGCGCTCGTCCTCGTCCCCACCCGCGAGCTGGCCCAGCAGGTCACCGACGCGCTCACGCCGTACGCCCGCTCCGTGAGTCTGCGGCTGGCCACCGTCGTCGGCGGGATGTCCATCGGCAGGCAGGCCGGCGCGCTGCGCGCCGGGGCCGAGGTGGTCGTCGCGACGCCCGGGCGGCTCAAGGACCTCGTCGACCGCGGGGACTGCCGGCTGGACGAGGTCGGCATCACCGTCCTCGACGAGGCCGACCAGATGACCGACATGGGCTTCATGCCCCAGGTCACCGCCCTGCTCGACCAGGTGCGTCCCGACGGCCAGCGGATGCTCTTCTCGGCCACGCTCGACCGCAACGTCGACCGGCTGGTGCGCCGCTACCTGACGGATCCGGTGGTCCACTCCGTCGACCCGTCCGCGGGCGCGGTCACCACGATGGAGCACCACGTCCTGCATGTGCACGACGCGGACAAGCATCGGACGACGACCGAGATCGCGGCGCGGGACGGCCGAGTGATCATGTTCCTGGACACCAAGCACGCGGTGGACAAGCTGACCAAGCACCTGCTGAGCAGCGGCGTCCGCGCCGCGGCCCTGCACGGCGGCAAGTCCCAGCCCCAGCGCACCCGCACCCTGGCCCAGTTCAAGGACGGGCAGGTGACGGTGCTGGTGGCGACGAACGTCGCGGCGCGGGGCATCCACGTCGACAACCTCGACCTGGTCGTCAACGTGGACCCGCCCAGCGATCACAAGGACTATCTGCACCGCGGCGGACGCACGGCCCGCGCCGGCGAGAGCGGCAGCGTCATCACCCTGGTGACGCGCGACCAGCGCCGCGAGATGAGCCGGCTGATGGCGCAGGCGGGCATCACCCCGCGGATCACCCAGGTGCGGTCGGGCGACGCGGAGCTGAGCCGCATCACGGGTGCCCAGGCCCCCTCGGGCGTTCCGGTCGTCATCGCCGCGCCGGTCGCGGAACGGCCCCGCGGCGCGTCTTCCTCGGCCCGGAGCCGTCGGGGCCGCCGGGGCCGGGCCGGACAGGGGCGGCCCGTCGGTGAGGCGGCGCGCCGCAGGGCGGAGCGGCGGCCCGGCCTCGGCTCGGCCGCCTAG
- a CDS encoding CBS domain-containing protein — MTPVQMQHLGGDPSPEAVVDDREASGPRVCDDMTVEVALSLMAGARVDHLVLCDGDDRSTGLITLARLTALRDSPAYTDRLRLRDVLAGPFTAPGARPGAVGEHGRTPGVLPLAR; from the coding sequence ATGACGCCGGTCCAGATGCAGCACCTCGGAGGGGATCCCTCCCCCGAGGCCGTGGTCGACGACAGGGAGGCTTCCGGACCTCGGGTCTGTGACGACATGACGGTGGAGGTGGCTCTGTCCCTCATGGCCGGTGCCCGTGTCGATCACCTCGTCCTCTGCGACGGGGACGACCGGAGCACGGGACTGATCACCCTGGCCCGGCTCACCGCTCTCCGCGACAGTCCCGCCTACACGGACCGGCTCCGTCTACGGGACGTCCTCGCCGGACCGTTCACCGCGCCCGGCGCTCGGCCCGGTGCCGTCGGGGAGCACGGCCGGACCCCGGGCGTCCTCCCCCTCGCCCGCTGA
- a CDS encoding cold-shock protein, producing MATGTVKWFNAEKGFGFIEQDGGGADVFAHYSNIAAQGFRELLEGQKVSFDIAQGQKGPMAENIVPA from the coding sequence ATGGCTACCGGTACCGTGAAGTGGTTCAACGCCGAAAAGGGCTTCGGCTTCATCGAGCAGGACGGCGGCGGCGCCGACGTCTTCGCCCACTACTCGAACATCGCCGCTCAGGGCTTCCGCGAGCTGCTGGAGGGCCAGAAGGTGTCGTTCGACATCGCGCAGGGCCAGAAGGGCCCGATGGCCGAGAACATCGTTCCCGCCTGA
- a CDS encoding MerR family transcriptional regulator — translation MAADTPLSDRLDDDDYPAYTMGRAAEMLGTTPAFLRAIGEARLITPLRSEGGHRRYSRYQLRIAARARELVDRGTPIEAACRIVILEDQLEEAQRINAEYRRAANEAFDRSSPGSS, via the coding sequence ATGGCAGCAGATACTCCACTCAGTGATCGTCTGGACGACGACGACTACCCCGCGTACACCATGGGCCGGGCCGCCGAAATGCTCGGCACCACCCCTGCCTTCCTCCGGGCCATCGGCGAGGCTCGTCTGATCACTCCGCTGCGCTCGGAGGGCGGACACCGCCGGTACTCCCGCTACCAACTGCGGATCGCCGCTCGCGCCCGCGAGCTCGTCGACAGGGGAACCCCGATCGAGGCCGCTTGTCGCATCGTCATCCTCGAGGACCAGCTCGAGGAAGCTCAGCGCATCAACGCCGAGTACCGCCGCGCCGCGAACGAAGCGTTTGACCGTTCCAGCCCCGGTTCGAGCTGA
- a CDS encoding SUMF1/EgtB/PvdO family nonheme iron enzyme, with amino-acid sequence MAGRPAWRHTPSGVVFRAVPGGTFLMGLSGAELDAVRAIERAGEADDDLASFFAGAARARPVREVRVEPFLIARHPLTVAQVRHWLPEYEDGFAESDSATARLEDDLDDLLGTLPFRLPGEAEWEYAARAGTTTLTFRGDGRPDEDQVLDDFADEERTAAAENAFGLAAMGSANEICADVWIPHFTDAPADARPRTGDGPRVVRGGGGDLHPWQGCDEWLLLLSATRSEFDMFTAVRPVAPVPTGQGQAEHGDNA; translated from the coding sequence GTGGCCGGCCGACCGGCCTGGCGGCACACCCCCTCCGGAGTGGTCTTCCGGGCTGTTCCCGGCGGGACGTTCCTCATGGGCCTGTCCGGCGCGGAACTGGACGCGGTTCGTGCCATCGAGCGGGCCGGTGAAGCCGATGACGACCTCGCATCGTTCTTCGCCGGCGCTGCCCGGGCCCGGCCGGTGCGGGAGGTGCGGGTCGAGCCGTTCCTGATCGCCCGGCACCCGCTCACGGTGGCGCAGGTACGGCACTGGCTGCCCGAGTACGAGGACGGCTTCGCCGAATCGGATTCGGCCACGGCCCGGCTCGAGGACGACCTGGACGACCTCCTGGGGACGTTGCCGTTCCGGCTGCCCGGCGAGGCGGAGTGGGAGTACGCGGCCCGGGCGGGCACGACCACCCTGACCTTCCGCGGGGACGGCAGGCCGGACGAGGACCAGGTGCTCGACGACTTCGCCGACGAGGAGCGCACGGCAGCGGCCGAGAACGCCTTCGGGCTGGCGGCGATGGGCTCGGCCAACGAGATCTGCGCCGACGTGTGGATCCCGCACTTCACGGACGCGCCCGCGGACGCACGCCCCCGCACCGGGGACGGACCGCGGGTGGTGCGCGGAGGCGGCGGCGACCTCCATCCGTGGCAGGGCTGCGACGAGTGGCTGCTGCTGCTCTCCGCCACCCGCTCCGAGTTCGACATGTTTACCGCGGTCCGCCCGGTCGCCCCCGTGCCGACCGGCCAGGGACAGGCCGAGCACGGAGACAACGCGTAG